From the Daucus carota subsp. sativus chromosome 8, DH1 v3.0, whole genome shotgun sequence genome, one window contains:
- the LOC108198721 gene encoding transcription factor MYB1 → MGRSPCCSKVGLNRGVWTSDEDKILTDYIQLHGEGRWRNLPKRAGLMRCGKSCRLRWLNYLRPDIKRGNISDDEEDLIIRLHKLLGNRWSLIAGRLPGRTDNEIKNYWNTSLRKKAHGNHTASSSPPPKISTKQNNTKRKDKRKRDSAQVNVDAKLPHQTPSAQCTEILISPKPDNLTTREPVPKILDADEGKMCPDLAIPTGSNETVSVKTNEHVSEPKNISQLALDPDVNIGSSDDISFTKLLSPGFSGLFGSDFYNHEENETTSTSPSSSNEKSMMEMLEEFWNVENIIIEPNLGASDLHFGSAAECLGDWLL, encoded by the exons ATGGGGAGGAGTCCTTGTTGTTCCAAGGTAGGGTTGAACCGAGGAGTGTGGACTTCTGATGAGGACAAGATTCTCACCGATTATATTCAGCTCCATGGGGAAGGCCGGTGGCGGAATCTCCCCAAAAGAGCAG GTTTGATGAGATGCGGGAAGAGTTGCAGGCTAAGATGGTTGAACTATTTGCGGCCGGATATTAAGAGAGGTAACATctctgatgatgaagaagacctTATTATTCGTCTTCATAAGCTTCTTGGTAACAG ATGGTCTTTAATTGCTGGTAGGCTTCCGGGACGAACAGACAATGAAATCAAGAACTATTGGAACACAAGTTTGAGGAAAAAGGCTCATGGTAATCACACTGCCTCGTCTTCTCCTCCTCCCAAGATTTCTACTAAACAAAACAACACCAAGAGAAAGGATAAAAGAAAGCGTGATTCAGCTCAGGTCAATGTCGATGCCAAACTGCCTCATCAGACTCCATCCGCACAATGCACCGAAATATTGATCAGTCCAAAACCAGATAATCTTACCACTAGAGAGCCTGTACCAAAAATATTGGATGCGGACGAGGGTAAGATGTGCCCAGACCTTGCGATTCCGACCGGGAGTAATGAaactgtttccgtgaagactaACGAACATGTTAGTGAGCCAAAAAACATTAGTCAGCTGGCATTAGATCCTGACGTTAACATCGGCTCCAGTGACGACATTTCCTTTACTAAGCTTCTGAGCCCTGGTTTCTCTGGTTTATTCGGCTCCGATTTTTATAATCACGAAGAGAATGAGACGACGAGCACGTCCCCTTCATCTTCAAATGAGAAATCTATGATGGAAATGTTGGAGGAGTTTTGGAATGTGGAAAATATCATTATCGAACCAAATTTAGGTGCTTCGGACCTACATTTTGGTTCCGCAGCCGAATGCTTAGGAGATTGGCTACTTTGA